Proteins encoded by one window of Enterobacter pseudoroggenkampii:
- the kdsA gene encoding 3-deoxy-8-phosphooctulonate synthase → MKQKVVSIGDIKVANDLPFVLFGGMNVLESRDLAMRICEHYVTVTQKLGIPYVFKASFDKANRSSINSYRGPGLEEGMKIFQELKQTFGVKVITDVHEASQAQPVADVVDVIQLPAFLARQTDLVAAMAKTGAVINVKKPQFVSPGQMGNIVDKFIEGGNDQVILCDRGANFGYDNLVVDMLGFSVMKNVSGQSPVIFDVTHALQCRDPFGAASGGRRAQVTELARAGMATGLAGLFIEAHPDPDNAKCDGPSALPLDKLEPFLKQIKAIDDLVKSFDELDTSK, encoded by the coding sequence ATGAAACAAAAAGTGGTTAGCATTGGTGATATCAAGGTAGCAAACGACCTGCCTTTCGTGCTGTTTGGCGGCATGAACGTGCTGGAATCCCGCGACCTCGCCATGCGTATCTGCGAGCACTACGTGACCGTGACCCAGAAGCTAGGCATCCCGTACGTGTTTAAAGCCTCTTTTGACAAAGCCAACCGCTCCTCCATCAACTCTTACCGTGGCCCGGGCCTGGAAGAGGGGATGAAGATTTTCCAGGAGCTGAAGCAGACCTTTGGCGTGAAAGTGATCACCGACGTGCATGAAGCCTCTCAGGCGCAGCCGGTGGCAGACGTGGTAGACGTGATTCAGCTCCCGGCATTCCTGGCTCGCCAGACCGACCTGGTCGCCGCGATGGCGAAAACCGGTGCCGTGATCAACGTGAAAAAACCACAGTTCGTGAGCCCGGGTCAGATGGGTAACATCGTCGATAAGTTTATCGAAGGCGGTAACGATCAGGTGATCCTGTGCGACCGTGGCGCTAACTTCGGTTATGACAACCTGGTGGTGGACATGCTGGGCTTCAGCGTGATGAAAAATGTCTCCGGCCAGTCTCCGGTGATTTTCGACGTGACCCACGCGCTGCAGTGCCGCGACCCGTTTGGCGCCGCGTCCGGTGGCCGTCGTGCTCAGGTGACCGAACTGGCGCGTGCCGGTATGGCAACCGGTCTGGCAGGTCTGTTTATTGAAGCGCACCCGGATCCGGATAACGCAAAATGCGACGGCCCATCTGCGCTGCCGCTGGATAAGCTGGAGCCGTTCCTGAAACAGATCAAAGCGATTGACGATCTGGTGAAGAGCTTCGACGAGCTGGATACCAGCAAATAA
- a CDS encoding DsrE/DsrF/TusD sulfur relay family protein — protein sequence MQKIVIVANGAAYGSESLFNSLRLAIALREKESDLALRLFLMSDAVTAGLKGQKPAEGYNIQQMLEILTAQNVPVKLCKTCTDGRGITGLPLIDGVEIGTLVELAEWTLSADKVLTF from the coding sequence ATGCAAAAGATTGTTATCGTCGCCAACGGTGCGGCCTACGGGAGTGAATCCCTTTTTAACAGCCTGCGCCTGGCCATTGCGCTGCGCGAAAAAGAGAGCGACCTGGCGTTACGCCTCTTTTTAATGTCCGACGCGGTCACCGCCGGGCTGAAGGGACAAAAACCGGCCGAGGGTTATAACATTCAGCAGATGCTGGAGATCCTGACCGCGCAAAACGTGCCGGTGAAATTGTGCAAGACCTGCACCGACGGCCGCGGCATTACCGGACTTCCGCTGATTGATGGCGTAGAAATTGGTACGCTGGTTGAGCTGGCCGAGTGGACGCTGTCCGCAGATAAAGTATTAACTTTTTAA
- the chaB gene encoding putative cation transport regulator ChaB produces MPYKTKRELPDNVQNVLPAHAQDIYKEAFNSAWEQYKDKDDRRDDASREETAHKVAWAAVKHEYEKGDDDKWHKKK; encoded by the coding sequence ATGCCATATAAAACGAAACGCGAATTACCCGATAACGTGCAAAACGTGCTGCCCGCTCACGCGCAGGATATCTACAAAGAGGCGTTTAACAGCGCCTGGGAACAATACAAAGATAAGGACGATCGCCGGGATGATGCCAGCCGTGAAGAGACAGCGCACAAAGTCGCCTGGGCCGCCGTAAAACATGAATATGAAAAAGGAGACGACGATAAATGGCATAAAAAGAAATAG
- a CDS encoding methyl-accepting chemotaxis protein: MFRSIRARIIAATAGCLVVALLLNTVINFQVTRQDNQQSQRDILTSTSASHNMAIADWVKSKMTVIASAQTVALSDDPVPVFKQLAQAGGFTNVYVGYASKTAKFSEPAGVPADYDPTIRPWYQQVVSTDGPVVTAPYVDAGTGKLVVTFAVPVKENGTLKAVVAGDVAMDSVVANVRGIHPTPASSGLLLNSDGSVIAANDPALTLKPFAETIKGIDFAALKSGNPVDGTLNDAEKTFVATAVPGTNWLLVVALDNGDATSGMRSLLKASVISLVILALLSAAIVHLLIARLLKRLSDIRDAMHNIANGTNDLSQRLPDSGEDEVAQIAQAFNAFSDKLSVVMVQLRDASESVKNAAQEIAAGNQDLSGRTEQAASSLRETASAVEQITASVTQSNESAAEANDQASKASAAAARGGEVVSQAISTMQSIEVASAKIGDITSVIDGIAFQTNILALNASVEAARAGEQGRGFAVVAGEVRNLASRSAQAAKEIKSLIDSTTDSVATGSRYVHLAGESMDEIRSSIGSVSGIMREISIATSEQMKGIHEINHAVTHLDRMVQQNAELVVESAAAAGALQSQAGDLAETAGHFRI; encoded by the coding sequence ATGTTCAGATCGATTCGTGCACGCATCATCGCGGCGACGGCAGGCTGTCTGGTCGTCGCCCTTCTCCTCAACACCGTTATTAACTTCCAGGTCACACGCCAGGATAACCAGCAGTCACAGCGCGATATCCTGACCAGCACCAGCGCCAGCCATAACATGGCGATTGCCGACTGGGTCAAAAGCAAGATGACGGTGATTGCATCCGCGCAGACCGTCGCACTGAGTGACGATCCGGTTCCGGTGTTTAAACAGCTTGCACAGGCGGGTGGATTCACCAACGTTTATGTCGGCTACGCCAGCAAAACGGCGAAATTCTCTGAACCGGCGGGCGTTCCGGCGGATTATGACCCGACCATTCGCCCGTGGTATCAGCAGGTAGTCAGTACGGACGGTCCGGTTGTCACCGCGCCCTACGTTGACGCGGGGACCGGTAAACTGGTGGTGACCTTCGCCGTGCCGGTGAAAGAGAATGGCACACTGAAAGCGGTGGTGGCGGGCGATGTGGCCATGGACAGCGTGGTGGCGAACGTACGCGGGATCCATCCAACCCCGGCCAGCAGCGGGTTGCTTCTGAACAGTGACGGCAGCGTGATTGCCGCTAACGATCCGGCTCTGACGCTTAAACCGTTTGCTGAGACCATCAAAGGCATCGATTTTGCTGCGCTGAAAAGCGGTAACCCGGTTGACGGCACGCTGAACGATGCTGAAAAAACCTTCGTGGCGACAGCCGTGCCGGGCACAAACTGGCTGCTAGTCGTCGCCCTCGACAACGGCGACGCCACCTCCGGCATGCGTTCCCTGCTTAAAGCATCGGTGATTTCGCTGGTGATCCTGGCACTGCTGAGCGCGGCCATTGTTCACCTCCTGATTGCCCGCCTGCTGAAGCGTCTGTCCGACATTCGCGACGCGATGCACAACATTGCCAACGGGACTAACGATCTGTCGCAGCGTCTGCCGGACAGCGGCGAGGACGAGGTGGCGCAGATTGCGCAGGCCTTTAACGCCTTCAGCGATAAGCTGTCGGTGGTGATGGTGCAGCTCCGTGATGCCAGTGAATCGGTGAAAAACGCCGCCCAGGAGATTGCGGCGGGTAACCAGGATCTCTCCGGACGTACCGAGCAGGCGGCGTCCAGCCTGCGCGAGACGGCCAGCGCCGTGGAGCAGATCACCGCCTCCGTGACCCAATCGAACGAGTCGGCGGCAGAAGCGAACGACCAGGCGAGCAAGGCCTCAGCGGCCGCGGCGCGCGGCGGCGAGGTGGTATCCCAGGCGATCAGCACCATGCAGTCCATCGAAGTCGCATCGGCTAAAATTGGCGATATCACCAGCGTGATTGACGGCATCGCGTTCCAGACCAACATTCTGGCGCTGAACGCCTCCGTCGAGGCGGCCCGTGCCGGGGAGCAGGGTCGCGGGTTTGCCGTGGTGGCAGGCGAAGTGCGTAACCTGGCAAGCCGCAGCGCCCAGGCGGCGAAAGAGATCAAATCGCTGATCGATTCCACCACCGACAGCGTGGCCACCGGCTCCCGCTACGTGCATCTGGCCGGGGAAAGCATGGACGAGATCCGCTCCAGCATCGGCAGCGTCTCCGGCATCATGCGCGAAATCTCCATCGCCACCAGCGAGCAGATGAAAGGCATTCATGAGATCAATCATGCGGTGACCCATCTCGACAGGATGGTCCAGCAGAACGCCGAGCTGGTAGTGGAATCCGCCGCCGCCGCGGGTGCCCTGCAGAGCCAGGCTGGGGACCTTGCTGAAACCGCCGGCCATTTCCGCATTTAA
- the chaA gene encoding sodium-potassium/proton antiporter ChaA, which yields MTATHEAVKTRHKETSLIFPVLALAVLLFWGSSQSLPVVVGINILALVGILTSAFSVVRHADVLAHRLGEPYGSLILSLSVVILEVSLISALMATGDAAPTLMRDTLYSIIMIVTGGLVGFSLLLGGRKFATQYMNLFGIKQYLIALFPLAIIVLVFPMALPGANFSTGQALLVALISAAMYGVFLLIQTKTHQSLFVYEHEDDSDDDDPHHGKPSAHSSAWHTVWLIVHLIAVIAVTKMNANPLETLLTELNAPVAFTGFLVALLILSPEGLGALKAVLNNQVQRAMNLFFGSVLATISLTVPVVTLIAFMTGNELQFALGAPEMIVMVASLLLCQISFSTGRTNVLNGAAHMALFIAYLMTIFA from the coding sequence ATGACAGCAACACACGAGGCGGTAAAGACCCGCCACAAGGAGACGTCACTCATTTTCCCGGTTCTGGCACTGGCTGTGCTGCTCTTCTGGGGAAGCAGTCAGTCACTGCCAGTGGTGGTTGGTATCAATATTCTTGCCCTGGTCGGCATCTTAACCAGCGCATTTAGCGTCGTTCGCCATGCGGACGTCCTGGCCCACCGTCTGGGCGAGCCGTACGGATCGTTAATTCTCAGCCTTTCCGTCGTTATTCTCGAAGTCAGCCTGATTTCCGCGCTCATGGCGACCGGCGATGCCGCGCCGACGCTGATGCGCGACACGCTCTACTCTATCATTATGATTGTGACGGGCGGCCTGGTGGGCTTCTCTCTGCTGCTGGGCGGGCGCAAGTTCGCGACCCAGTATATGAACCTGTTCGGCATTAAACAGTATCTGATCGCCCTCTTCCCGCTGGCCATTATCGTGCTGGTCTTCCCGATGGCGCTGCCGGGCGCGAATTTCTCTACCGGTCAGGCACTGCTGGTCGCACTGATTTCCGCCGCCATGTACGGCGTGTTCCTGCTGATTCAGACCAAAACGCACCAGAGCCTGTTTGTGTATGAGCATGAAGACGACAGCGACGACGATGACCCGCACCACGGTAAGCCGTCGGCCCACAGCAGCGCGTGGCATACGGTTTGGCTGATCGTACATCTGATTGCGGTGATTGCCGTCACCAAGATGAACGCCAACCCGCTGGAAACGCTGTTAACCGAGCTGAACGCGCCGGTAGCGTTTACCGGCTTCCTGGTGGCGCTGCTGATCCTGTCTCCTGAAGGGCTGGGCGCGCTGAAAGCCGTCTTAAACAATCAGGTGCAGCGCGCAATGAACCTGTTCTTCGGCTCCGTGCTGGCGACCATTTCACTCACCGTGCCGGTGGTGACGCTGATTGCCTTTATGACGGGCAACGAGCTGCAGTTTGCGCTGGGTGCGCCGGAAATGATTGTGATGGTGGCCTCGTTGCTGCTGTGCCAGATTTCGTTCTCCACCGGGCGCACCAACGTGCTGAACGGCGCGGCGCATATGGCGTTGTTTATTGCGTACTTAATGACGATTTTTGCGTAA
- the prfA gene encoding peptide chain release factor 1: protein MKPSIVAKLEALHERHEEVQALLGDAGTIADQERFRALSREYAQLSDVSKCFTDWRQVQEDIETAQMMLDDPEMREMAQEELQDAKARSEEMEQQLQVLLLPKDPDDERNAFVEVRAGTGGDEAALFAGDLFRMYSRYAESRRWRVEIMSANEGEHGGYKEVIAKISGDGVYGRLKFESGGHRVQRVPATESQGRIHTSACTVAVMPELPEAELPDINPADLRIDTFRSSGAGGQHVNTTDSAIRITHLPTGIVVECQDERSQHKNKAKALSVLGARIHAAEMAKRQQAEASTRRNLLGSGDRSDRNRTYNFPQGRVTDHRINLTLYRLDEVMEGKLDMLIEPIVQEYQADQLAALSEQE from the coding sequence ATGAAGCCTTCTATCGTCGCTAAACTGGAAGCTCTGCACGAGCGCCATGAAGAAGTCCAGGCGCTGCTCGGCGATGCCGGGACCATTGCGGACCAGGAGCGTTTTCGCGCGCTCTCACGTGAATACGCGCAGTTAAGTGATGTTTCTAAATGCTTTACCGACTGGCGACAGGTTCAGGAAGATATCGAAACCGCGCAGATGATGCTCGACGATCCTGAAATGCGCGAGATGGCGCAGGAAGAGTTGCAGGATGCGAAAGCGCGTTCTGAGGAGATGGAGCAGCAGCTTCAGGTGCTTCTGCTGCCAAAAGATCCGGACGACGAGCGTAACGCGTTCGTGGAAGTCCGCGCCGGGACCGGCGGTGACGAAGCGGCACTGTTTGCCGGGGATCTGTTCCGCATGTACAGCCGCTACGCCGAGTCGCGTCGCTGGCGCGTGGAGATCATGAGCGCCAACGAAGGCGAACACGGTGGCTACAAAGAGGTTATCGCCAAGATCAGCGGCGACGGCGTGTACGGTCGTCTTAAGTTTGAATCCGGCGGTCACCGCGTGCAGCGCGTACCGGCCACCGAATCCCAGGGCCGTATCCACACTTCCGCCTGTACGGTGGCGGTGATGCCGGAGCTGCCGGAAGCGGAACTGCCGGACATCAATCCGGCGGACCTGCGTATTGATACTTTCCGCTCCTCTGGCGCGGGTGGTCAGCACGTTAACACCACCGACTCCGCCATCCGTATTACCCACCTGCCAACCGGCATTGTCGTCGAATGTCAGGACGAGCGTTCACAGCACAAAAACAAAGCCAAAGCGCTGTCCGTGCTGGGCGCGCGTATCCACGCGGCCGAAATGGCGAAACGCCAGCAGGCGGAAGCGTCTACGCGTCGTAACCTGCTGGGGAGCGGCGATCGCAGCGACCGTAACCGCACCTACAACTTCCCGCAGGGCCGCGTCACCGACCACCGCATCAACCTGACGCTGTACCGTCTGGACGAGGTGATGGAAGGGAAGCTGGACATGCTGATTGAGCCTATCGTGCAGGAATACCAGGCCGACCAGCTGGCGGCACTGTCCGAGCAGGAATAA
- the prmC gene encoding peptide chain release factor N(5)-glutamine methyltransferase, translating into MDFQRWLREAAGELSESESPKRDAEILLEHVTGKARTYLLAFGETELTAEQEAQLAALLARRKTGEPVAHLVGEREFWSLPLFVSAATLIPRPDTECLVEQALARLPAAACSILDLGTGTGAIALALATERPDCTVTAVDVMPDAVTLVQRNVERLGVRNVTVLQSSWFSALENRIFAMIVSNPPYIDEHDPHLAQGDVRFEPLTALVAANAGLADLDHIVTTSREHLLPGGWLLVEHGWTQGEAVRALFTQAGYDAVETCRDYGGNERLTLGRWS; encoded by the coding sequence ATGGATTTTCAGCGCTGGTTACGTGAGGCGGCAGGTGAGCTTTCCGAAAGCGAAAGCCCGAAACGCGATGCCGAAATTTTGCTTGAGCATGTGACGGGTAAAGCCCGCACGTATCTGCTGGCTTTTGGAGAAACCGAACTGACCGCGGAGCAGGAAGCGCAGCTCGCCGCGCTGCTTGCCCGTCGTAAAACCGGCGAGCCGGTGGCGCACCTTGTCGGTGAACGTGAGTTCTGGTCGTTACCGCTGTTCGTCTCGGCGGCGACGCTAATCCCGCGTCCGGACACCGAGTGTCTGGTGGAGCAGGCGCTGGCGCGTTTACCGGCGGCGGCCTGCAGTATTCTCGATCTCGGGACGGGAACAGGTGCTATCGCGCTGGCGCTCGCCACCGAGCGGCCCGACTGTACGGTGACGGCGGTGGATGTCATGCCCGACGCGGTGACGCTGGTGCAGCGTAACGTGGAACGTCTCGGGGTCCGCAACGTGACGGTGCTGCAAAGCAGCTGGTTTTCCGCGCTGGAGAATCGCATATTTGCGATGATTGTCAGCAATCCTCCTTACATCGATGAACATGACCCGCACCTTGCGCAGGGAGATGTTCGCTTCGAACCGCTGACGGCGCTCGTGGCCGCCAACGCGGGATTAGCCGATCTTGATCACATTGTGACAACGTCACGGGAACATTTACTTCCCGGCGGCTGGCTGCTCGTGGAGCATGGCTGGACGCAGGGAGAAGCCGTGCGGGCACTGTTTACGCAAGCAGGTTATGACGCTGTCGAAACCTGCCGCGACTACGGCGGCAACGAACGCCTGACGCTGGGGCGGTGGTCTTGA
- the sirB1 gene encoding invasion regulator SirB1 yields MRSLADFEFNKVPLCDGMILISEMIRDDFTSQFVYDELENLVSLAREEINQARPQDWQLEKLLELFYGEWGFCDTRGVYRLSDALWLDQVLKNRQGSAVALGSILLWVAQRLDIPLVPVIFPTQMILRAEWLDGEMWLINPFNGDTLDEHTLDVWLKGNISPVAELFNEDLDEADNAEVIRKLLDTLKSALMEERQMELALRASEVLLQFNPEDPYEIRDRGLIYAQLDCEHVALNDLNYFVEQCPEDPISEMIRAQINAISHKQITLH; encoded by the coding sequence ATGAGGTCCTTAGCCGATTTCGAATTTAATAAAGTGCCGCTTTGCGATGGCATGATCCTGATTTCAGAGATGATTCGCGACGATTTTACGTCGCAGTTTGTCTATGATGAGCTGGAGAATCTGGTCAGCCTGGCGCGTGAAGAGATTAATCAGGCTCGCCCGCAAGACTGGCAACTAGAGAAGCTGCTGGAGCTTTTCTACGGCGAATGGGGTTTCTGCGACACGCGGGGCGTATATCGCCTGTCTGACGCATTATGGCTGGACCAGGTCTTAAAAAATCGTCAGGGCAGCGCCGTGGCACTGGGGTCTATTTTACTATGGGTCGCACAGCGTCTGGATATTCCGCTGGTGCCGGTCATTTTCCCGACGCAGATGATCCTGCGTGCAGAGTGGCTGGACGGCGAAATGTGGCTCATTAATCCCTTCAACGGCGACACGCTGGATGAACATACGCTGGACGTGTGGCTGAAAGGCAATATCAGCCCGGTGGCCGAACTCTTCAACGAAGATCTCGACGAGGCGGACAACGCAGAGGTCATTCGCAAGCTGCTGGATACGCTGAAGTCTGCATTAATGGAAGAGCGTCAGATGGAGCTGGCCCTGCGCGCCAGCGAAGTGCTGCTGCAGTTCAACCCGGAAGATCCGTACGAAATTCGCGATCGCGGGCTGATCTATGCCCAGCTCGACTGTGAGCACGTGGCGCTGAATGATTTGAATTATTTCGTCGAGCAGTGTCCGGAAGATCCTATTAGCGAAATGATTCGTGCGCAGATCAACGCGATCTCGCACAAGCAAATTACACTGCATTAA
- a CDS encoding gamma-glutamylcyclotransferase, translated as MLTRDFLMKADCKTAFGAIEESLLWSAEQRAASLAATLACRPDDGPVWIFGYGSLMWNPALEFVESATGTLPGWHRAFCLRLTAGRGSACQPGRMLALKEGGRTTGVAYRLPDASLEEELTLLWKREMITGCYMPSWCKLELDDGRTVNALVFIMDPRHPLYEADTRTQVIAPLIAAASGPLGTNAQYLFSLDQELTRLGMKDDCLNELVVKVKALLEGNPLNGTLRPGFA; from the coding sequence GTGTTAACGCGTGATTTCTTAATGAAGGCAGATTGTAAGACGGCATTTGGTGCTATTGAGGAATCGCTTCTCTGGTCAGCTGAACAACGTGCGGCGTCACTTGCTGCCACGCTTGCCTGCCGCCCGGATGATGGCCCGGTATGGATTTTTGGCTACGGTTCCCTGATGTGGAACCCGGCTCTGGAATTTGTCGAATCGGCAACGGGAACGCTGCCTGGCTGGCATCGCGCATTTTGCCTGCGTCTGACGGCCGGACGCGGCAGCGCGTGCCAGCCGGGACGTATGCTTGCACTGAAAGAGGGCGGGCGCACCACGGGCGTGGCGTATCGCCTTCCTGATGCCTCGCTGGAAGAGGAGCTTACGCTGCTCTGGAAGCGTGAGATGATCACCGGCTGCTATATGCCGAGCTGGTGCAAGCTGGAGCTGGACGACGGACGCACCGTCAATGCGCTGGTGTTTATTATGGACCCGCGTCATCCGCTGTATGAAGCGGACACTCGCACGCAGGTCATAGCCCCGTTGATTGCTGCCGCCAGCGGACCGCTGGGGACCAATGCACAATATCTCTTCTCCCTGGATCAGGAGCTGACCCGCCTCGGCATGAAAGACGATTGTCTGAATGAGCTGGTGGTAAAGGTGAAGGCGCTGCTGGAAGGGAACCCGCTCAACGGCACGCTGCGACCGGGCTTTGCCTGA
- a CDS encoding DUF1883 domain-containing protein, giving the protein MALVKTSLKLFGGDTVVVRCSERCRIHLMSAKAHKQSQADILTVQDDKAWLTVPYTGTWDVLIDSHSQSLEHSVSYVAA; this is encoded by the coding sequence ATGGCACTGGTAAAAACAAGTTTGAAACTGTTTGGCGGGGATACGGTAGTGGTGCGTTGCTCAGAGCGCTGTCGTATTCACCTGATGAGTGCGAAAGCACATAAACAATCCCAGGCGGATATTCTCACCGTGCAGGATGATAAAGCGTGGCTTACCGTACCGTATACCGGCACGTGGGATGTGCTGATCGACAGCCACAGCCAGTCGCTGGAGCATTCCGTCAGCTACGTGGCTGCATAA
- a CDS encoding YchO/YchP family invasin, which produces MAVSSRIRSLLLLSLLSAGAVHGAQNSFMHQAQHPFDNNGDSLPDLGLAAPTGEGEKHLAEMAKAFGEASMTDNGLTTGEQARQFAFGQVRDAVSGEVNQQIESWLSPWGNASVNLLVDNDGKFNGSSGSWFIPWNDKNRYLSWSQLGLTQQTDGLVSNAGIGQRWVAGKWLLGYNTFYDNLLDENLQRAGLGAEAWGENLRLSANYYQPFAGWRDRSDVQEQRMARGYDVTAKAWLPWFHHLNTSVSFEQYFGDNVDLFNSGTGYHNPVAVNLGLNYTPVPLVTLTAGHKQGESGESQNNLGLKLNYRFGVPLAKQLSADEVAATRSLRGSRYDSPERTSLPVIEFRQRKTLSVWLATPPWDLKGGETVMLKLQVRSTHGIRQIHWQGDTQALSLTSPAKSNSTDGWSVIIPAWDDREGATNRWHLSAVVEDEKGQRVSSNEITLAVVQPLVALPPDDDPRWKLLPDE; this is translated from the coding sequence ATGGCTGTATCGTCTCGCATTCGTTCTCTGCTATTACTCTCCCTTTTGTCGGCCGGAGCCGTTCACGGTGCGCAGAATTCCTTTATGCATCAGGCACAGCACCCCTTTGATAATAACGGGGACAGTCTGCCCGACCTCGGCCTGGCGGCGCCTACGGGCGAGGGGGAGAAGCATCTGGCCGAAATGGCGAAAGCCTTTGGTGAAGCCAGCATGACCGACAATGGCCTGACGACCGGCGAGCAGGCGCGTCAGTTTGCCTTTGGTCAGGTGCGCGACGCGGTAAGCGGGGAAGTGAACCAGCAGATTGAGTCCTGGCTGTCGCCCTGGGGAAACGCCAGCGTGAACCTGCTGGTGGATAACGATGGCAAATTTAACGGCAGCAGCGGGAGCTGGTTTATCCCCTGGAACGATAAAAACCGTTATCTGAGCTGGAGCCAGCTTGGCCTGACCCAGCAGACGGATGGTCTGGTCAGTAATGCAGGAATCGGTCAGCGCTGGGTCGCCGGGAAATGGCTGCTGGGTTACAACACGTTTTACGATAACCTTCTGGATGAAAACCTGCAGCGTGCCGGGCTGGGGGCGGAAGCGTGGGGGGAAAATCTGCGTCTGTCAGCCAACTATTATCAGCCCTTTGCCGGCTGGCGCGATCGCTCCGACGTGCAGGAGCAGCGCATGGCGCGCGGATATGACGTCACCGCTAAAGCCTGGCTGCCGTGGTTCCATCATCTCAATACCAGCGTTAGCTTCGAGCAATATTTTGGCGATAACGTCGACCTCTTCAACAGCGGAACCGGCTATCACAATCCTGTGGCGGTGAATCTGGGGCTTAACTATACCCCCGTTCCGTTGGTGACGCTGACCGCCGGGCACAAGCAGGGCGAAAGCGGCGAGAGCCAGAATAACCTCGGGCTGAAGCTCAACTATCGCTTTGGCGTGCCGCTGGCTAAGCAGCTTTCCGCCGATGAGGTCGCCGCCACGCGCTCCCTGCGCGGCAGCCGCTATGACTCGCCCGAGCGCACCAGCCTGCCGGTGATAGAGTTCCGCCAGCGTAAAACGCTGTCCGTCTGGCTGGCCACGCCGCCGTGGGATCTGAAAGGGGGCGAGACCGTGATGCTGAAGCTTCAGGTTCGCAGCACGCACGGCATCCGTCAGATCCACTGGCAGGGGGATACGCAGGCACTGAGCCTGACGTCGCCGGCGAAAAGCAACAGCACCGACGGCTGGAGCGTGATTATCCCTGCCTGGGATGACCGGGAAGGGGCGACAAACCGCTGGCACCTGTCGGCGGTGGTGGAAGATGAGAAAGGCCAGCGCGTCTCGTCCAATGAGATCACGCTTGCCGTGGTGCAGCCGCTGGTCGCATTGCCGCCTGACGACGATCCGCGCTGGAAGCTGCTGCCGGATGAGTAG